CGGGCAACTCGCCGAGCGCGGCGGCGACGTCCTCGTCGGTGGCGGTGTCGGTGGGATGGATGCCGACCAGCGCGGTGACGCCGAGGCCGACCGTGTTCGGGTCGACCATCGCGTGATAGCCGGTGATCACGCCCGCCGCTTCCAGCTTGCCGACGCGTTCGTGCACCGAGGAGGCGGAAAGCCCCACCGTCCGGCCGAGGTCGGCGTAGGTGGCCCGGCCATTGGCCCGCAGCTCGGCGATGATCTTCCGGTCCAGCTGATCCACTAGGCCATTATGCGGCGCGAACCTCCGCCGGGCGCACCCCGGCGCCCGGTGAAATGTCTGCTGCGTCACAGCAACCTCGGCACTGCTCGCCGCCCAGCAAGAGTCTTTGCCTGGCCTTTACCCGATTCACCGGGCAGCTCAGGGAAGAATGCCTGGTCAGCGGCCCACAAGTGGCTCCGGAGCGTTCCTGAGAATCCGCTGAGTTATGTCCCTTTTGCACTTTAAGGGCTCTTTACTCAAGGACAACCGTTCGAGTACCCGACGGGTGAAGTGCCACGATTGCCGCGTTGGCTACTCCGGCGAGACGGGCGAAACCGCCCGAGGCCCCCGGTATAGCAAGTCAGGTGTTAAGGAGGCGGAAAATGACCGCGACCATGGGCGGACGGTTGCTCACCCCGGGTGAAGTGGCCGCCCTGTTCCGAGTGGACCCCAAGACCGTGACCCGCTGGGCCACCGCGGGCCGGATCGGTTCGATCCGCACCCCCGGCGGACACCGCCGGTTCCGTGAGTCCGAGGTGAACGACCTGCTGGCCGAGCTCACCACGGACGCGAGCGAGCCCGCCCGCAAGATCTGACCCGTTTCACCGCTCGCGACGAAGGGTCGTGGCTGACAAGGGATGTCCCCCTGCTCGCGGGACATCGCTTGCCGGTCACGACCCTTCGCCGCGTTCCGGCGGCGCCTTTACCGATACCGGCTGCACGCGATCGCGCCGAAGAACGGCTAACCTGGGTGGCTGGCACGTCGGAAGGACCCGGGCATGATTCTTTTGCTCGCAGCGGTGGGCGCGATCACCATCGCCGTTCTGTTGTGGCGGGCACTGGGCGCGCAGCGGATCAGCGTCCCGCAGCGCCGCCCGGCCATCGCACCGGACGACGACCCGGAGTTCCTGCGCAAGCTCTCCGAACAGCAGCGCAAACGCCCGACCGACGAAACCGACGGCTGACCAGCCGAAGGTAAAGCCGCCGTCCTTCTGCCGTGAAGGGAACTTCGAGAGACTCTGAGTCCCTCAAAGTTCCCTTCACGACCACAAAGTCAGCGGTACTGCTGTCCGCCGAACCCGTCCGCGACGGTCGCCGCGAGCTCCAGCAACGCCAGCCGGGTATCCCCGCCCAGCCGCTCCAGCTCGATCTCGGCACCTTCTTCCAGGTGCGCGTCGAACGGAATCCGGCACACCGCCCGCACCTTCGCCCCGAAATGCGCGGCCAGCTTGTCCAGGTCGACCGAGCTTCCCTTCGGCCGCACCGAGTTGATCACCACCACCGACCGCTTCACCAGGTCGCCGTACCCGTGCGCGTCCAGCCAGTCCAACGTGGCCGAAGCACTGCGCGCCCCGTCCACCGACCCGGACGACACCACGACCAGCGAATCCGCGACGTCCAGCACGCCCTTCATCGCCGAGTGCATCAAACCGGTTCCGCAGTCGGTGAGCACGATGTTGTAGAAGTGCTCCAGCAGGTTCACCGTCCGCCGGTAGTCGTTCTCGGAGAACGCCTCCGACACCGCCGGGTCCTGCTCGCTGGCCAGGATCTCCAGCCGGCTGGAGCCCTGCGACGTGTACGACCGGACGTCGCTGTACCGCGTGATCTTGTCCGCGTCCCGCAGCAGATGGCGCACCGTCGCGGTCGTCTCGATGGCGATCTTCTGCGACAGCGTCCCCCGGTCCGGGTTCGCGTCCACCGCCACCACCCGGTCCCCGCGCAGGGACGCGAACGTCGCCCCCAGGGTGGTCGTGGTCGTGGTCTTGCCGACCCCGCCCTTGAGGCTCAGCATGGCGATCTTGTAGCACCCGCGCAGCGGCTGGTTGACGCGCGCGATCAACTCCCGTCGACGCGTGTCCGCCGGGCTCTCCCCCGGGTTGATCAGCTTGCCGCTGCCCCGGTAAAGCGCCTTCCGCCAGCCGGACTGCGGTGCCCGTTTCTGCTGCTTCACCAGGTGCGCCGTCGCCAGCTCGTCCGCACCGGAGGTCGGCTGCGGCAACCCCGCACCGCCCGGCTGACCGGGTTGCCCCGGGTGTCCAGGCTGTCCGGGAGCCGCCTGTGGCGGGTACCCGGCCGGAGCTTGCTGCTGCGGATGCGGCTGATGCGGCGGCACGGCCTGCCCCGGATCGCCCGGCGGCTGCAAGGGCGGCAGGTTGTGGTCGTACTGCGCTTGATACCCGCCCGGCTGCGGCAGCGGCTGATACGCGGCCTGCGGCGGCGGGTCGACGGCCTGCGTCGGCTGCGCGTCGTACGGCCCGGCGACCGCCGGATGCGGCGTGGAATCGGTGCGTTCCTCGGAGAACATGGCAGCCGGTTCCTGGGCCTGCTCGGGCTGCTGCTCTCCGGCAGCCCCTTCACTGGGTCCGGTCACCGCTGCTTACCTCCCGGGTACGTCGAAGAGCCCCCTCTGACGAAGGTAGTCGTTGGAAGCGCGATCCGGCTGGCGGACCCCCGCTCAGCTCACCCCGGCGTAGGAATGCAACCCAGCCGTCACCAGGTTGACGAAGAACAAGTTGAAGATGGTCACCGCGAACCCGACGATGTTGATCACCGCCGCACGCGTGCCACGCCAGCCCGCGGTAGCACGGGAGTGCAAGTACGCCGCGTAAACCACCCAGGCGATGAAGGCGACCGTCTCCTTCGGGTCCCAGCCCCAGAACCGGCCCCACGCCGCTTCGGCCCACACCGCGCCGCACAGCACGCCGAAGGTGAAGACCGGGAACGCGACGATGGTGGCGCGGTAGGCGATCCGGTCGAGCACGTCCGCGGCGGGCAGCTTCGGCCCGAAGCCGGCGAACTTCGCCGGGTTGCGGTCGTGCGCGGTGCGGAACAGGTACAGCACGCTCGCCACGCCCGGCACCAGGAACACGCCGGACCCGACGATCGCCGCCGAAACGTGGATGACCAGCCAGTACGACTGCAGCGCGGGCACCACCGGCGCGGCCACCGTGTAGAGCATCGTGCCGTTGATGAACATCAGGATCACGACCGGCAGCAGCAGGAAGCCGGTGAGGTGGCGGACCGGGAACTTCTTCATCACGACAAGCCAGGCGACGACGGTGATGAAGGTGACCGCCATGCCGTACTCGTACATGTTGCCCCACGGCGCGCGGTGCACCGCGAGTCCGCGCAGCACGATCGCGGACAGCTGCAGCAGCGCGCCCAGCACGAGCAGCGCCGCGCCCATCCGGCCGATCCGCTCGGCACGGCCGACCGAACGCGGTGCTTCCGGCGCGGCCGGCGCGTCGCCGTCCTCGAGCGCGGAGTCGTCGGACTCCGGCCCACCGGCGCCGACCAGCACGCGCTGCTTGCTGCGCTCGGCGGCAATCCGGCCCTTCGCTCCGAACGCCTGCTCGAAGAGGGTGAACAGCAGCGCCAGCACGTAAATCGCCACTGTCGTCGTGTACAGCAGGTCGCTGTACTGCGAGAGAGTCTCGTTGATCTCCATGCTTCAGCTGCCCTTTCGGCCCGTGACCAGCCGTTCGCTGATCCGCTGGAACTCCTCGCCGTAACCGGCTTGATCAGTGCGCGCGAGCCCCGCGACCTCGATCACGGTACTCGTCTCGTCGTCCTTGCCCGGCCGCACCCGCACCCACACCCGACGCCGCTTGACCAGCAACGACGCTCCCAGCCCAGCCAGCATGACGATGGCGAAGCCGAGCACGTAGCCCTGTGTCGGGTCGTGCGAGACCTGCAGGTTGACCCACTTGTTGACGCCGTCGAAGCGGACCTTGGTGCCGTCGTCGAGCGTCAGCTCCTGGCCGACCGCGAGGTTCTTGCGCGCGACCCGTTTGAGCCGGCCGTCCTGCACCCGGGACTGGTCCACCGAGAAGACCGACTGGCCGCGGCCCGCGTCGAGCCCGAGGTCGCCGCGCAGCACGTCGATCGCGACCATCGGGTCCTTCAGCTCCGGCCCGGTCGAGGTGAGCACGCCGCCGTGGATGAACGACGACGGCGCGAACAGACCGGTGATCGCGAGCTGCTTGGTGCGCCGCTGCGCCTCGTCGGTGATGCCCGGCTGGTCGAACTTCGTCGCGCCCTCGGACAGCATGGTGGCCTGGTCGCTGAACATCCACTGGGTGTTCTGGGTGCGCTTCTCGCCGTTCGGGAAGGTCACCGTGAACTGCGGCGAGTAGCCGTTGCCGAGCAGGTAGACCCGGTCGCCGACGGTCCGCAGCGGCTCGTTGACCTCGAGGTCGTAGGGCTGCCAGGTACCGGTCTGCAGGTTCTCGCCGGACTGGAACTGGATGTGCGAGTGGTAGTAGTCCGCCTGGCCGGAGGGGGTGTAGCGGGCGGTGAAGTCGTTGACCTTCACGCAGAACGGGTCGAGGTCGGTGCCGTCGACGCGCAGGCCGGCCTGGAACGAGTCGTAGTTGTAGATGCCCGAGTTGCAGAACTGGCCGCCGTTGGCCTGCACGATGACCTGGCCCTCGTAGCTGTACAGCTTGCCGAGGGCGAAGAAGACGATCAGGCCGAGCATCCCGAAGTGGAAGAGCAGGTTGCCGGTCTCGCGCAGGTAGCCGCGTTCGGCCGAGACGCTGAACCCGCCGCCGTCTTCCTCGC
This sequence is a window from Amycolatopsis benzoatilytica AK 16/65. Protein-coding genes within it:
- a CDS encoding MinD/ParA family ATP-binding protein, whose product is MTGPSEGAAGEQQPEQAQEPAAMFSEERTDSTPHPAVAGPYDAQPTQAVDPPPQAAYQPLPQPGGYQAQYDHNLPPLQPPGDPGQAVPPHQPHPQQQAPAGYPPQAAPGQPGHPGQPGQPGGAGLPQPTSGADELATAHLVKQQKRAPQSGWRKALYRGSGKLINPGESPADTRRRELIARVNQPLRGCYKIAMLSLKGGVGKTTTTTTLGATFASLRGDRVVAVDANPDRGTLSQKIAIETTATVRHLLRDADKITRYSDVRSYTSQGSSRLEILASEQDPAVSEAFSENDYRRTVNLLEHFYNIVLTDCGTGLMHSAMKGVLDVADSLVVVSSGSVDGARSASATLDWLDAHGYGDLVKRSVVVINSVRPKGSSVDLDKLAAHFGAKVRAVCRIPFDAHLEEGAEIELERLGGDTRLALLELAATVADGFGGQQYR
- the resB gene encoding cytochrome c biogenesis protein ResB; the protein is MTTTEAPPKNPKQPYRPSAVQQVVAFLRNTWRGLTSMRTALVLLFLLALAALPGALLPQRRLNAPKVDAYISAHGWWGTLLDKLEFYDVYSSVWFSAIYLLLMISLIGCLTPRSFEYFKQMRAKPVLTPRNLSRMPHHRIARTARTPETIRDDVRKQLSGWRRIEREEDGGGFSVSAERGYLRETGNLLFHFGMLGLIVFFALGKLYSYEGQVIVQANGGQFCNSGIYNYDSFQAGLRVDGTDLDPFCVKVNDFTARYTPSGQADYYHSHIQFQSGENLQTGTWQPYDLEVNEPLRTVGDRVYLLGNGYSPQFTVTFPNGEKRTQNTQWMFSDQATMLSEGATKFDQPGITDEAQRRTKQLAITGLFAPSSFIHGGVLTSTGPELKDPMVAIDVLRGDLGLDAGRGQSVFSVDQSRVQDGRLKRVARKNLAVGQELTLDDGTKVRFDGVNKWVNLQVSHDPTQGYVLGFAIVMLAGLGASLLVKRRRVWVRVRPGKDDETSTVIEVAGLARTDQAGYGEEFQRISERLVTGRKGS
- a CDS encoding Lrp/AsnC family transcriptional regulator, coding for MDQLDRKIIAELRANGRATYADLGRTVGLSASSVHERVGKLEAAGVITGYHAMVDPNTVGLGVTALVGIHPTDTATDEDVAAALGELPEVESCYAVAGDEAFVVKVRVSTVDELEISLGRLRRIPGVGRTNTTVVLSTRFEGRPNNAGLDDDGPGGA
- a CDS encoding BldC family transcriptional regulator — protein: MTATMGGRLLTPGEVAALFRVDPKTVTRWATAGRIGSIRTPGGHRRFRESEVNDLLAELTTDASEPARKI
- the ccsB gene encoding c-type cytochrome biogenesis protein CcsB gives rise to the protein MEINETLSQYSDLLYTTTVAIYVLALLFTLFEQAFGAKGRIAAERSKQRVLVGAGGPESDDSALEDGDAPAAPEAPRSVGRAERIGRMGAALLVLGALLQLSAIVLRGLAVHRAPWGNMYEYGMAVTFITVVAWLVVMKKFPVRHLTGFLLLPVVILMFINGTMLYTVAAPVVPALQSYWLVIHVSAAIVGSGVFLVPGVASVLYLFRTAHDRNPAKFAGFGPKLPAADVLDRIAYRATIVAFPVFTFGVLCGAVWAEAAWGRFWGWDPKETVAFIAWVVYAAYLHSRATAGWRGTRAAVINIVGFAVTIFNLFFVNLVTAGLHSYAGVS